A genomic region of Desulfonatronum thiodismutans contains the following coding sequences:
- a CDS encoding TRAP transporter small permease, with amino-acid sequence MLHQTAIAIVRFGAVLNWITERICALLVAVMVAIIWWGVVTRYFIGSGGIWTEELSRYVMIWAALLAVPVGAYRREHIGLDILFRFFPQKMQKPFRVLLDMVGFSFFLFLTVYGIAMTQAGASQFATIFGMTMFFPFASVPVSAGLTCVQILVATVRELADLPPPLFSMSAPNMAAEEKP; translated from the coding sequence ATGCTCCATCAAACCGCCATCGCCATCGTTCGTTTCGGGGCCGTGCTGAACTGGATCACGGAGCGAATTTGCGCGCTCTTGGTGGCGGTGATGGTGGCGATCATCTGGTGGGGGGTGGTCACTCGCTACTTCATCGGCTCCGGCGGCATCTGGACCGAGGAGCTGTCCCGCTACGTGATGATCTGGGCCGCGCTGCTGGCCGTACCCGTGGGGGCCTACCGCCGGGAGCACATCGGCCTGGACATCCTGTTCCGCTTTTTTCCACAAAAAATGCAAAAGCCCTTCCGGGTCCTGCTGGACATGGTGGGCTTCAGCTTCTTCCTGTTTTTGACCGTCTACGGCATCGCCATGACCCAGGCCGGGGCCTCCCAGTTCGCCACGATCTTCGGGATGACCATGTTTTTTCCCTTTGCCTCGGTCCCGGTCAGCGCGGGCCTGACCTGCGTCCAGATTCTGGTGGCCACGGTCAGGGAACTGGCTGATCTGCCGCCCCCGCTGTTTTCCATGTCCGCCCCGAACATGGCCGCGGAGGAAAAACCATGA
- a CDS encoding serine protease has product MHRYLAYCVPVLAAIVFIAAEALPTFAGECDLQGQGTSKIIGGEPVYDPTRYPWTAALVFTDSPDQIMCGGTLVSPEWVLTAAHCLDREYPRGSGLPLSPESVDVLVGTVFLDQPSPGHDRIRASAFYIHSEYNQPTLVNNDIALIRLSRPAMPRRIAMLANREEDVWPGMWSTVLGWGNTVPQLRQREEYLPSNQLLSVDVPIVSNEACQASMRLPESVITENMICAGFPEGGKDACRGDSGGPLVRTVMPGWHMLVGVVIYGEGCAQPDAYGVYTKVSAYCDWLKTTTGQDICQPESSGGGCAVAGAGGRDWMLLILTAALAVCYAGRRAKGKRRGAMTN; this is encoded by the coding sequence ATGCACCGTTACTTAGCCTATTGTGTTCCCGTGCTCGCCGCAATCGTTTTTATCGCGGCTGAAGCCCTGCCGACTTTCGCGGGAGAGTGTGATCTCCAAGGTCAAGGTACTTCGAAGATCATCGGAGGGGAGCCCGTATATGATCCAACCAGGTATCCATGGACGGCGGCCTTGGTGTTTACGGATAGCCCGGATCAAATCATGTGTGGCGGAACCCTGGTCAGTCCGGAGTGGGTGCTCACCGCGGCCCATTGTCTGGACCGGGAGTATCCGCGGGGCTCGGGCCTGCCTTTGTCCCCGGAGAGCGTGGACGTTCTCGTGGGCACGGTGTTTCTGGACCAGCCTTCTCCCGGGCATGACCGGATCAGGGCGTCCGCCTTTTACATTCACTCTGAGTACAATCAGCCTACCCTCGTAAACAACGACATCGCCTTGATCAGGCTGTCGCGGCCAGCCATGCCGCGGCGTATCGCCATGTTGGCGAATCGTGAGGAGGACGTCTGGCCGGGCATGTGGAGCACGGTTCTCGGGTGGGGCAATACAGTTCCCCAGCTCAGGCAGCGGGAGGAGTACCTTCCTTCCAACCAGCTTCTGAGCGTGGACGTGCCCATTGTTTCCAACGAGGCGTGCCAAGCCTCCATGCGCTTACCGGAAAGCGTGATCACGGAGAACATGATCTGCGCCGGATTTCCCGAAGGCGGCAAGGATGCCTGCCGGGGAGACAGCGGGGGGCCGCTCGTGAGAACCGTCATGCCCGGGTGGCACATGTTGGTCGGCGTGGTCATCTACGGCGAGGGCTGCGCGCAACCCGACGCCTACGGAGTGTACACCAAGGTTTCGGCGTATTGCGACTGGCTCAAGACAACCACCGGGCAAGACATCTGCCAGCCCGAAAGCTCGGGCGGAGGGTGCGCCGTCGCCGGTGCCGGGGGCCGTGACTGGATGCTGCTGATCCTGACCGCGGCTTTGGCCGTCTGCTACGCGGGACGGCGAGCAAAGGGCAAGCGTCGTGGAGCGATGACGAACTGA
- a CDS encoding RiPP maturation radical SAM C-methyltransferase yields the protein MHKPDNRNTDSRPVVLVSAPWAMYNRPSIQLGALKAYLRRRFPDVPVRAEHLHLQAAAEVGYSAYQAVSERTWVAESVAAALLFPDQAPAIQRLFQRESRQNPVLRAAGLPALAQALDRACVRFIADIDWSVFGLAGFSVSLCQLTCSLVLIRRIKRKYPELPVVVGGASFSGESLAALTAAFPEIDHLVLGEGETALGELTDALCRGGKFLPDASNRQIQDLDELPAPDFDDYFAQLQRLGPAKRFHPVLPVEASRGCWWIRKPRPDRPAQGCAFCNLNRHWTGYRSKSPRKVAEEITALSTRHKVLGFSFMDNLLPRKSATELFTALVESGRDYRLFGEIRADTPPAQLAAMRRAGMREVQVGVEALSSALLARMNKGTGALDNIEVMRHCEALGIHHGGNLLMRFPGSTAEEVEETLTNMDFAAPYLPLNPVSFWLGLESPVFRDPRGHKIRLTGNDPRWSVLFPPKIARTLRFMVQGYVGGKREQRRLWRPVEHRASQWAKEYAQSMRGPNPAPILGYQDGADFLIITRRRPDKTLDTHRLPQASRRIYLFCRKSRTRNQIQSQFPNLAADKLDGFLLMMVDKRLMFSESERFLSLAVPMDRCAEDFERPMA from the coding sequence ATGCATAAGCCTGACAACAGAAACACCGACTCCCGTCCCGTGGTGCTCGTTTCCGCGCCCTGGGCCATGTACAACCGGCCTTCCATCCAGCTCGGCGCGCTCAAAGCCTACCTGCGCCGCCGGTTCCCCGACGTGCCGGTCCGGGCGGAGCATCTTCACCTTCAGGCGGCCGCCGAGGTCGGCTATTCCGCGTATCAGGCCGTGTCCGAACGGACCTGGGTAGCGGAAAGCGTGGCCGCGGCCCTGCTCTTTCCGGACCAAGCCCCGGCCATTCAGCGGCTTTTCCAGCGGGAAAGCAGGCAAAACCCGGTCCTCCGCGCCGCGGGGTTGCCGGCCTTGGCCCAGGCCCTGGACAGGGCCTGCGTCCGGTTCATCGCCGACATCGACTGGTCCGTGTTCGGCCTGGCCGGGTTCAGCGTCTCCCTGTGCCAATTGACCTGTTCCCTGGTCCTGATCCGGCGCATCAAACGAAAGTATCCGGAATTGCCCGTGGTGGTCGGCGGGGCCAGTTTTTCCGGAGAATCCCTCGCGGCCCTGACCGCCGCGTTTCCGGAGATCGACCATCTGGTCCTGGGAGAGGGGGAAACGGCCCTGGGCGAGCTGACGGACGCCCTGTGCCGAGGTGGGAAGTTTTTGCCAGACGCCTCAAACCGACAAATCCAGGACCTGGACGAGCTGCCCGCTCCGGATTTCGACGACTACTTCGCCCAACTGCAACGCCTCGGACCGGCGAAGCGGTTCCATCCCGTGCTCCCGGTGGAGGCCTCCCGGGGCTGCTGGTGGATCAGAAAGCCCAGGCCGGATCGTCCGGCCCAAGGCTGCGCCTTCTGCAACCTGAACCGGCACTGGACCGGATACCGGTCCAAGTCTCCGCGCAAGGTCGCGGAGGAAATCACCGCCCTGAGCACCCGGCACAAGGTGCTGGGCTTTTCGTTCATGGACAACCTGCTGCCCCGCAAGAGCGCGACGGAACTGTTCACCGCGCTGGTTGAATCCGGCAGGGACTATCGGCTGTTCGGCGAAATCCGGGCCGACACGCCCCCGGCCCAGCTCGCGGCCATGCGCCGGGCCGGGATGCGCGAAGTCCAGGTGGGCGTCGAGGCCTTGAGCAGCGCCCTGCTGGCCAGGATGAACAAGGGCACCGGCGCCCTGGACAATATCGAGGTCATGCGCCACTGCGAAGCCCTGGGCATCCACCACGGCGGCAACCTGCTGATGCGCTTTCCGGGCTCCACGGCCGAGGAAGTCGAGGAAACCCTGACCAATATGGATTTCGCCGCCCCTTACCTGCCCCTGAATCCGGTGTCCTTCTGGCTGGGCCTGGAAAGCCCGGTGTTCCGCGATCCGCGCGGCCACAAAATCCGCCTGACGGGCAACGACCCGCGCTGGAGCGTCCTGTTTCCTCCCAAGATTGCCCGGACCCTGCGCTTCATGGTGCAAGGGTACGTCGGCGGCAAGCGGGAACAGCGCCGGCTATGGCGACCGGTGGAACACCGGGCAAGCCAATGGGCCAAGGAATACGCCCAATCCATGCGCGGCCCGAACCCCGCCCCGATCCTGGGCTACCAGGACGGCGCGGACTTCCTGATCATCACCCGCCGCCGCCCGGACAAAACCCTCGACACCCACCGCCTGCCCCAAGCCTCTCGCCGCATCTACCTCTTTTGCCGAAAAAGCCGCACCAGAAACCAAATCCAATCCCAGTTCCCCAACCTGGCCGCAGACAAGCTGGATGGCTTTTTGCTGATGATGGTGGACAAGCGGCTGATGTTCTCGGAATCCGAAAGATTCCTGAGCTTGGCCGTACCCATGGACCGATGCGCGGAGGATTTTGAGCGGCCAATGGCGTGA
- a CDS encoding type II toxin-antitoxin system HicA family toxin codes for MKGNHHQFKHPDKPPKVTIPHPKKHTYRHSSQHLPPSRLGLEVRHEISNSHS; via the coding sequence GTGAAGGGTAATCATCATCAATTCAAGCATCCCGACAAGCCCCCGAAAGTTACCATCCCCCATCCAAAAAAACATACCTATCGGCACTCTTCGCAACATCTACCGCCAAGTCGGCTGGGACTGGAGGTAAGGCATGAGATATCCAATAGTCATTCATAA